A single region of the Epinephelus fuscoguttatus linkage group LG14, E.fuscoguttatus.final_Chr_v1 genome encodes:
- the stag1a gene encoding cohesin subunit SA-1a produces MITSELPVLQDSSNESGATEAVGLSMSMSEMEDPEVKGKKKRGRPGKQAPATNKKPRKSPTDKAMGIARGRGKANGVAQHNGDGGDPVTLFEVVKLGKSAMQSVVDEWIESYKQDRDLALLDLINFFIQCSGCKGTVRIEMFRNMQNAEIIRKMTEEFDEDSGDYPLTMPGPMWKKFRYNFCEFISVLIRQCQYSIIYDEYMMDTVISLLTGLSDSQVRAFRHTSTLAAMKLMTALVNVALNLSIHQDNTQRQYEAERNKIAGKRANEKLELLLQKRKELQENQDEIENMMNSIFKGIFVHRYRDAIAEIRAICIEEIGVWMKMYSDAFLNDSYLKYVGWTLHDRQGEVRLKCLKALQNLYTNRELFPKLELFTNRFKDRIVSMTLDKEYDVAVEAIRLVTLILQGSEDALSNEDCENVYHLVYSAHRPVAVAAGEFLHRKLFSRHDPQAEEALAKRRGRSSPNGNLIRMLVLFFLESELHEHAAYLVDSLWESSQELLKDWECMTELLLEEPVQGEEVLSDRQESALIELTVCTIRQAAEAHPPVGRGTGKRVLTAKERKTQIDDKNKLTEHFIMALPMLLSKYQADSEKVANLLQIPQFFDLDVYSAGRMEKHLDALLKQIRLVVEKHIEMDVLEACSKTYSILCSEEYTIMNRVDIARSQLIDEMTDRFAHSVEELLQEAEEADDDDIYNVLSTLKRLTAFHNAHDLTRWDLFGNCYRLLKAGIEQGSMPEQIAVQALQCSHYSILWQLVKITEGAPSKDDLVALRRVVKSFLAVCQQCLSNVNTPVKEQAFMLLCDLLMIFSHQLVSGGREGLQPLVFNPDSTLQNELLNFVLDHVFIDQDDESQSMEGDEEDEANKIEALHKRRNLLAAFCKLIIYDIVDMPAAADIFKHYMKYYNDYGDIIKETLSKTRQTDKILCAKTLILSLQQLFNELLQDQGPNLDRTSSHVSGIKELARRFALTFGLDQIKTREAVATLHKDGIEFAFKYQNPRGPEFPPINLAFLEVLSEFSSKLIRQDKKTVHSYLEKFMSESMSERREDVWLPLISYRNSLLTGGDEDHMSVTSGSSSKAASVRSKKGRPPIHKKRIEEESSVEGSWMLRNDTLQTPGALQTPQLTSTVLRENRPAEHMPDPDSEPGSENDFVHNPQMQMSWLGQQKMEEVNRKDRTGMNYIKSRSNQGVRQTVRGLMEDDAEPIFEDVMMSSRGQLEDMNEEFEDTMVIDLPPSRNRRERAELRPDFFDSAAMIEDESGFSMPMF; encoded by the exons ATGATCACCTCGGAGCTCCCTGTCTTACA GGACTCGTCCAATGAGTCTGGGGCGACAGAAGCAGTGGGCTTGAGTATGAGCATGAGTGAGATGGAGGATCCAGAGGTGAAAGgcaagaagaagagagggaggcctggAAAACAAGCCCCG GCGACCAATAAGAAGCCTCGGAAGTCGCCGACGGACAAGGCTATGGGCATAGCAAGAGGGCGAGGGAAAGCCAACGGTGTGGCTCAACATAATGGAGATGGCGGAGACCCCGTCACTCTGTTTGAGGTGGTCAAGCTGGGCAAGAGTGCCATGCAG TCCGTGGTGGACGAGTGGATCGAGTCGTACAAACAAGACAGAGACTTGGCGCTGCTGGACCTCATCAATTTTTTCATCCAGTGCTCAGGCTGCAAAG GCACTGTGAGGATCGAGATGTTCAGGAACATGCAGAACGCAGAGATCATCCGCAAGATGACCGAAGAGTTTGATGAG GACAGCGGGGATTATCCTCTCACCATGCCAGGGCCCATGTGGAAGAAGTTCCGCTACAACTTCTGCGAGTTTATCAGCGTCTTGATCCGCCAGTGTCAGTACAGCATCATCTACGACGAGTACATGATGGACACGGTGATCTCGCTCCTCACCGGGTTGTCGGACTCTCAAGTGCGAGCCTTCAGACACACCTCCACATTAGCAG CGATGAAGCTGATGACAGCACTGGTGAATGTGGCGTTGAACCTGAGCATTCACCAGGACAACACCCAGAGACAGTACGAGGCAGAGAGGAACAAGATCGCCGGCAAACGAGCCAATGAGAAGCTGGAACTGCTGCTACAGAAGAGGAAGGAG CTTCAAGAAAACCAAGATGAGATAGAGAATATGATGAACTCCATCTTCAAGGGAATCTTTGTGCATCGCTACAG GGATGCAATCGCTGAAATCCGAGCCATCTGCATTGAGGAGATCGGAGTGTGGATGAAGATGTACAGCGACGCTTTTCTTAATGATAGTTACCTGAAATATGTTGGTTGGACACTACATGATAGG CAAGGGGAGGTGCGTCTCAAGTGCCTGAAGGCTCTGCAGAACCTGTACACAAACCGAGAACTGTTCCCCAAGTTAGAGCTGTTCACCAACCGCTTCAAG GATCGTATTGTATCAATGACGCTGGATAAGGAGTACGATGTGGCTGTGGAGGCCATCAGACTGGTCACACTCATCCTGCA GGGCAGTGAAGACGCCTTATCCAATGAGGACTGTGAGAATGTGTACCACCTGGTTTACTCTGCCCACCGGCCAGTGGCAGTCGCTGCTGGAGAGTTCCTGCACAGGAA gtTGTTCAGTCGTCATGATCCGCAGGCAGAGGAAGCACTGGCTAAGCGCAGAGGGCGGAGCAGTCCTAACGGGAATCTCATCCGCATGCTGGTGCTCTTCTTTCTGGAGAGTGAg CTCCATGAGCATGCAGCCTACCTGGTGGACTCGCTGTGGGAAAGCTCTCAGGAGCTGCTGAAAGACTGGGAGTGTATGACCGAACTCCTGCTGGAGGAGCCTGTGCAGGGAGAGgaag TGttgtcagacagacaggagagcGCACTGATCGAGCTGACAGTGTGCACCATCCGACAGGCAGCAGAGGCACACCCACCTGTTGGCAGAGGCACCGGCAAACGG GTGCTGACAGCAAAGGAGAGGAAGACCCAGATAGACgataaaaacaaactgacagagCACTTCATCATGGCTCTGCCCATGCTTCTGTCCAAG TACCAGGCAGATTCGGAAAAGGTAGCCAACCTGCTGCAGATCCCTCAGTTCTTCGACCTGGACGTGTACAGCGCCGGGCGCATGGAGAAGCACCTGGACGCCTTGCTGAAGCAGATCCGGCTGGTGGTGGAGAAGCACATCGAGATGGATGTGCTGGAGGCCTGCAGTAAGACCTACAGCATCCTCTGCTCTGAAGAGTACACCATCATGAACCGCGTGGACATCGCCCGCTCGCAGCTCATCGACGAGATGACGGATCGCTTTGCGCACTCTGTGgaagagctgctgcaggag GCAGAGGAGGCCGATGATGACGATATTTACAATGTTTTATCCACGCTCAAGAGACTCACAGCCTTCCACAA TGCCCACGACTTGACGCGGTGGGATTTATTTGGGAACTGCTACCGGCTGCTGAAGGCGGGCATCGAGCAGGGCTCCATGCCAGAGCAGATAGCCGTCCAGGCCCTGCAGTGCTCCCACTATTCCATCCTCTGGCAGCTGGTCAAGATCACGGAGGGGGCTCCCAGCAAG gatGACTTGGTGGCGCTCAGGAGAGTGGTTAAGTCTTTCCTGGCTGTGTGCCAGCAGTGCCTGTCCAACGTCAACACACCGGTGAAAGAACAG GCGTTCATGCTTCTCTGCGACCTGCTGATGATCTTCAGTCACCAGCTGGTCTCTGGCGGCAGGGAGGGCCTCCAGCCGCTGGTCTTCAACCCAGACAGCACCCTGCAGAACGAGCTGCTCAACTTCGTCCTGGACCACGTCTTCATCGACCAGGACGATGAAAGCCAGAGCATGG AGGGAGACGAGGAGGACGAGGCCAACAAGATCGAGGCTCTCCACAAAAGGAGAAATCTGCTCGCGGCTTTCTGCAAACTCATCATCTACGACATTGTCGACATGCCCGCTGCTGCAGACATCTTCAAACACTACATGAAG TATTATAATGACTATGGCGACATCATCAAGGAGACTCTGAGTAAAACCAGACAGACGGACAAGATCCTCTGCGCCAAGACGCTCATTCTCAGCTTGCAGCAG CTGTTCAACGAGCTGCTGCAGGACCAGGGGCCCAACCTGGACCGAACATCGTCTCATGTCAGTGGCATCAAGGAGCTGGCCCGACGCTTCGCCCTCACCTTTGGCCTGGATCAGATCAAGACCAGAGAGGCTGTTGCCACGCTGCACAA GGATGGAATAGAGTTTGCATTTAAGTACCAGAATCCTCGAGGGCCTGAGTTTCCCCCCATCAACCTGGCCTTCCTGGAGGTTCTGAGTGAATTCTCCTCCAAACTAATTCGCCAAGACAAAAAGACGGT CCACTCGTACCTGGAGAAGTTCATGTCAGAGTCCATGTCGGAGCGTCGAGAGGACGTGTGGCTGCCGCTCATCTCCTATAGGAACAGCCTGCTGACGGGAGGAGACGAGGACCACATGTCTGTCACGTCAGGCTCCAGCAGCAAGGCCGCCTCAGTCCGCAGCAAGAAGGGACGACCGCCGATACACAAGAAACGCATCGAGG aAGAGAGTAGTGTTGAGGGCTCGTGGATGTTGCGTAATGACACACTTCAGACACCAGGAGCGCTGCAGACTCCTCAGCTCACCTCAACAGTCCTCAGAGAGAACAGACCAGCAGAACACATGCCCGACCCCGACTCAGAACCCGGGTCAGAAAACGACTTTGTACACAA TCCTCAGATGCAGATGTCGTGGCTCGGCCAGCAAAAGATGGAGGAGGTGAACAGGAAGGACCGGACGGGCATGAACTACATCAAGTCACGCAGCAATCAGGGCGTCCGGCAGACTGT ACGTGGGTTGATGGAGGATGACGCAGAGCCCATCTTCGAggatgtgatgatgtcatcgcGGGGCCAACTGGAGGACATGAACGAGGAGTTTGAAGACACTATGGTGATCGACCTG